The following are encoded in a window of Phreatobacter oligotrophus genomic DNA:
- a CDS encoding DUF599 domain-containing protein, with protein sequence MLDLTLFDAFAFAYFVAAWGTYAWLVEIWSGGRTGLTASMAIYRKRWMEEMTVRPNRIVDTQINMTLQQGSSFFASTSLLAVGACLGLLNASDRAVEVVQTLSFGHAGTRQLWEIKLAGLTVVFVYAFFKFGWAYRLFNYCAILIGATPEGDRRTSDEAKAMAERAARMNTIAAAHFNRGQRAFFFALGYLGWFAGPVVFIVATTAVFAVLYRRQFHSESRQAVI encoded by the coding sequence ATGCTTGATCTCACGCTCTTCGACGCTTTCGCCTTCGCCTATTTCGTCGCGGCCTGGGGCACCTATGCCTGGCTGGTGGAAATCTGGAGCGGCGGCAGGACCGGCCTCACCGCCTCCATGGCCATCTACCGGAAGCGCTGGATGGAGGAGATGACGGTGCGCCCGAACCGCATCGTCGACACCCAGATCAACATGACGCTGCAGCAGGGCTCATCCTTCTTCGCCTCGACCTCGCTGCTCGCGGTTGGCGCCTGCCTCGGCCTGCTCAACGCCTCGGACCGGGCGGTGGAGGTGGTGCAGACCCTGTCCTTCGGCCATGCCGGCACGCGCCAGCTCTGGGAGATCAAGCTCGCGGGCCTCACCGTCGTCTTCGTCTATGCCTTCTTCAAGTTTGGCTGGGCCTACCGGCTGTTCAACTACTGCGCCATCCTGATCGGTGCGACGCCCGAGGGCGACCGCCGCACCTCCGACGAGGCCAAAGCCATGGCCGAGCGCGCGGCGAGGATGAACACCATCGCCGCCGCCCATTTCAATCGCGGGCAGCGCGCCTTCTTCTTCGCGCTCGGCTATCTCGGCTGGTTCGCGGGGCCGGTGGTCTTCATCGTCGCGACGACGGCCGTCTTCGCCGTGCTCTATCGCCGGCAGTTCCACTCCGAGAGCCGGCAAGCGGTGATCTAG
- a CDS encoding DUF3253 domain-containing protein produces the protein MSAPDSDLEAAILTLAAARGPDKSICPSEAAKQVGTDRGIDWHSLMQPVRRTAVRLAMEGRLIILRKGKPVDPADFRGVYRLTVPRQD, from the coding sequence ATGAGCGCCCCCGATTCAGACCTCGAAGCCGCCATCCTGACGCTCGCCGCGGCGCGCGGGCCGGACAAATCCATCTGCCCGTCGGAAGCGGCGAAACAGGTGGGCACCGATCGCGGCATCGACTGGCACAGCCTGATGCAGCCGGTCCGCCGCACCGCCGTGCGGCTGGCCATGGAGGGACGGCTCATCATCCTGCGCAAGGGCAAGCCAGTGGACCCCGCCGACTTTCGCGGCGTCTATCGCCTCACCGTTCCCCGCCAGGACTGA
- a CDS encoding YdcF family protein, whose product MSLANHLFFYLSKLLWWFAAPSNLLTAILVVGALLLFTRWSRGGRRLVVLGALGLLLCGIAPLGLWLARPLEDRFPSPPADMAAPTGIIVLGGSMDQLTTAARGQPTIGAAPGRMTEAVALARRFPDARIVFTGGSAEVFRTSGLDEAGAALALFRQLGLAPERLTLERESRNTYENAVLSKALVKPQPGERWLLVTSAWHMPRSVGIFRQAGWPVIAYPTDFETRGTDRELTRPILPMSRGLDLTDRMAREWVGLLAYRVGGRTDALFPSP is encoded by the coding sequence ATGAGCCTGGCGAACCACCTCTTCTTCTACCTGTCGAAGTTGCTCTGGTGGTTCGCGGCGCCGTCGAACCTGCTCACCGCCATCCTCGTCGTCGGCGCGCTGCTGCTCTTCACCCGATGGTCGCGGGGAGGGCGCCGGCTGGTTGTCCTCGGTGCGCTGGGGCTCCTTCTCTGCGGTATCGCTCCGCTTGGTTTGTGGCTCGCCCGGCCCCTGGAGGATCGCTTCCCCTCGCCGCCCGCGGACATGGCGGCGCCGACCGGCATCATCGTGCTCGGCGGCTCCATGGACCAGCTCACCACTGCCGCGCGGGGACAGCCGACGATCGGCGCCGCGCCGGGACGGATGACCGAGGCCGTCGCGCTCGCCCGTCGCTTCCCCGACGCGCGGATCGTCTTTACCGGCGGATCGGCGGAAGTCTTCCGCACCAGCGGCCTGGACGAGGCCGGTGCGGCCCTTGCCCTGTTCCGCCAGCTCGGCCTTGCGCCGGAGCGCCTGACGCTGGAGCGGGAGAGCCGCAACACCTACGAGAATGCCGTGCTCTCCAAGGCCCTGGTGAAGCCGCAACCGGGTGAACGCTGGCTGCTCGTCACCTCCGCCTGGCACATGCCGCGCTCGGTCGGCATCTTCCGGCAGGCCGGCTGGCCGGTCATCGCCTATCCCACCGATTTCGAGACGCGCGGCACGGATCGCGAGCTCACCCGCCCGATCCTGCCGATGAGCCGCGGTCTCGACCTCACCGATCGCATGGCGCGCGAGTGGGTCGGCCTGCTCGCCTATCGGGTCGGCGGGCGCACGGACGCGCTGTTTCCTAGCCCTTGA
- a CDS encoding isovaleryl-CoA dehydrogenase: MLRNAPRPFDFDLGETADMLRDTVFAFSQEEIAPRAAEIDRTDQFPMDLWEKMGGLGLLGITVEEDYGGSGLGYLEHCIAVEEISRASASVGLSYGAHSNLCVNQIRKNGSEAQKRRYLPKLISGQHVGALAMSEPGAGSDVVSMKLRAEKKGDRYVLNGTKMWITNGPDADVLVVYAKTDPAAGARGMTAFLIEKGFKGFSCAQKLDKLGMRGSHTGELVFEDCEVPEENVLGEVGRGVNVLMSGLDYERAVLAAGPLGIMQACMDVVMPYVHERKQFGQAIGEFQLVQGKLADMYVSMNAARAYVYAVAKACDRGQTTREDAAGAILYAAENATKMALDAIQLLGGNGYINDYPTGRLLRDAKLYEIGAGTSEIRRMLIGRELFQKTA; the protein is encoded by the coding sequence ATGCTGAGGAACGCGCCGCGCCCCTTCGACTTCGATCTCGGCGAGACCGCCGACATGCTGCGCGACACGGTTTTCGCCTTCTCGCAGGAGGAGATCGCCCCGCGCGCCGCGGAGATCGACCGCACCGACCAGTTCCCGATGGACCTCTGGGAGAAGATGGGCGGGCTCGGCCTGCTCGGCATCACGGTGGAGGAGGACTATGGTGGGTCGGGCCTTGGCTATCTTGAGCACTGCATCGCGGTGGAGGAGATCTCGCGCGCCTCGGCCTCGGTCGGCCTGTCCTACGGCGCCCATTCGAACCTCTGCGTCAACCAGATCCGCAAGAACGGCTCGGAGGCGCAGAAGCGGCGCTACCTGCCGAAGCTGATCAGCGGCCAGCATGTCGGCGCGCTCGCCATGTCCGAGCCCGGCGCCGGCTCTGACGTCGTCTCGATGAAGCTGCGGGCGGAGAAGAAGGGTGACCGCTACGTGCTCAACGGCACGAAGATGTGGATCACCAATGGTCCCGATGCCGACGTGCTCGTCGTCTATGCCAAGACCGATCCGGCGGCGGGCGCCCGCGGCATGACCGCCTTCCTCATCGAGAAGGGCTTCAAGGGGTTCTCCTGCGCCCAGAAGCTCGACAAGCTTGGCATGCGCGGTTCCCACACCGGCGAGCTCGTCTTCGAGGATTGCGAGGTGCCGGAGGAGAACGTGCTCGGCGAGGTCGGCCGCGGCGTCAACGTGCTGATGAGCGGCCTCGACTACGAGCGCGCCGTGCTGGCGGCCGGCCCGCTCGGCATCATGCAGGCCTGCATGGACGTGGTCATGCCCTATGTCCACGAGCGCAAGCAGTTCGGTCAGGCCATCGGCGAGTTCCAGCTCGTCCAGGGCAAGCTCGCCGACATGTATGTGTCGATGAATGCCGCCCGCGCCTATGTCTATGCCGTGGCCAAGGCCTGCGACCGCGGCCAGACCACCCGCGAGGATGCCGCCGGCGCCATCCTCTATGCCGCGGAGAACGCCACGAAGATGGCGCTGGACGCGATCCAGCTGCTCGGCGGCAACGGCTACATCAACGACTATCCCACCGGCCGCCTGCTGCGCGACGCCAAGCTCTACGAGATCGGCGCGGGCACATCTGAGATCCGCCGCATGCTGATCGGCCGCGAGCTGTTCCAGAAGACGGCATGA
- a CDS encoding methyltransferase family protein produces MIAERQGEAMTQQNGASDYAERPNRWPLPPVIFGLSLALGFGLDSLARVALPAPGIAKLLGALALGAGLALVLWSTSTLSRARTAILPHHPATRLVTSGPFAWSRNPIYLGELCLIAGFGGVEGSLAYLIAAAVFVMAMTHFAIRREEAHLAARFGAEWEAYAARVRRWV; encoded by the coding sequence ATGATCGCCGAGAGGCAGGGTGAAGCGATGACGCAGCAGAACGGGGCGAGCGACTATGCCGAGCGGCCGAACCGCTGGCCGCTTCCGCCGGTCATTTTCGGCCTGTCGCTGGCCCTCGGCTTCGGGCTCGACAGCCTGGCGCGGGTGGCGCTGCCCGCCCCCGGCATCGCCAAGCTCCTCGGCGCGCTGGCGCTCGGCGCCGGGCTGGCGCTCGTGCTGTGGTCGACCTCGACGCTGTCGCGCGCCCGCACGGCGATCCTGCCGCATCACCCCGCGACGCGGCTGGTGACATCAGGCCCCTTCGCCTGGAGCCGCAACCCCATCTATCTCGGCGAACTCTGCCTCATCGCCGGCTTCGGCGGGGTGGAGGGATCGCTCGCCTATCTCATCGCCGCAGCCGTCTTCGTGATGGCCATGACCCATTTCGCCATCCGTCGCGAGGAGGCCCACCTCGCCGCGCGGTTCGGGGCTGAGTGGGAGGCTTACGCGGCGCGCGTGAGGCGATGGGTGTAA
- a CDS encoding glycoside hydrolase family 25 protein, with the protein MTRRPLFIAAVTLLGLQLAGCGSVPTAEVSAAATGDHPFPTITHTVGHHAHPVHGIDVSKYQGTIDWQQVRAAGVSFAFIKATEGGDLLDSRFRENWEGARRAGIPRGAYHFTYWCRPMAEQIEWFKRNVPVEPDALPPVLDVEWNFQSPTCPRRVPVPLAQAKMREFLHAMERHYGKKPIIYADIKFHREVLANGEFAEYPFWVRSVAAVPHERYPGRRWAFWQITATGRVAGISTPVDRNVFAGSHHQWQQLAQTGFRHRHHHHGATAVASAPAPQAPAAPAVTVAAAETQAQQVPAATTNVPAAAVPTAETPAMTSAPVPASRPRF; encoded by the coding sequence ATGACGCGACGCCCGCTTTTCATCGCCGCCGTGACCCTGCTGGGGCTCCAGCTCGCCGGCTGCGGCAGCGTGCCGACGGCCGAGGTCTCGGCTGCGGCGACGGGCGACCATCCCTTCCCGACCATCACGCATACGGTGGGCCATCACGCCCATCCCGTGCATGGCATCGACGTGTCGAAGTACCAGGGCACGATCGACTGGCAGCAGGTGAGGGCGGCCGGCGTGTCCTTCGCCTTCATCAAGGCGACGGAAGGCGGCGACCTGCTCGACAGCCGTTTCCGCGAGAATTGGGAAGGCGCGCGCCGGGCGGGCATCCCGCGCGGCGCCTACCATTTCACCTATTGGTGCCGGCCCATGGCCGAGCAGATCGAGTGGTTCAAGCGCAATGTGCCGGTGGAGCCGGATGCGCTGCCCCCGGTGCTCGACGTGGAATGGAATTTCCAGTCGCCGACCTGCCCGCGCCGCGTTCCGGTGCCGCTGGCCCAGGCGAAGATGCGGGAATTCCTGCACGCCATGGAACGCCATTACGGCAAAAAGCCGATCATCTATGCCGACATCAAGTTCCATCGCGAGGTGCTCGCCAACGGCGAGTTCGCCGAATACCCGTTCTGGGTGAGATCGGTCGCGGCCGTGCCGCACGAGCGCTATCCCGGCCGCCGCTGGGCCTTCTGGCAGATCACCGCCACCGGCCGTGTCGCCGGCATTTCCACGCCGGTGGACCGCAACGTCTTCGCCGGCTCGCACCACCAGTGGCAGCAGCTGGCCCAGACCGGCTTCCGCCATCGGCATCACCACCATGGTGCGACGGCGGTGGCCTCGGCTCCCGCGCCCCAGGCTCCGGCTGCGCCGGCCGTGACGGTGGCGGCGGCGGAGACGCAAGCCCAGCAGGTTCCGGCCGCGACGACCAACGTTCCGGCGGCGGCCGTCCCGACCGCCGAGACACCGGCCATGACCAGCGCGCCCGTGCCGGCCTCCCGGCCGCGGTTCTGA